One Amaranthus tricolor cultivar Red isolate AtriRed21 chromosome 10, ASM2621246v1, whole genome shotgun sequence genomic window carries:
- the LOC130825572 gene encoding LOW QUALITY PROTEIN: ankyrin repeat protein SKIP35-like (The sequence of the model RefSeq protein was modified relative to this genomic sequence to represent the inferred CDS: inserted 1 base in 1 codon; deleted 1 base in 1 codon; substituted 1 base at 1 genomic stop codon), with protein MSKIGFCGAKKLNSKIVMISFLIGGKGNVGNEKKRSRQERVELGKSFLSAVSSHDWNLAESLILFADFVTVNDFLCISLDSLWFLTTHVELHGITGLVKKVIDNGAYDFTRAALLTXILASCVSACQSRTMDLADTVTVIAQRFHERLQECNGDDVLKAEAGAKVPNFTEWALKCIGFHSRCHKNKRKRNHDIAAEIQLQLSAFKSFLDLAGSKLTGKDFTEAFDAACFPLTLFSSAFDPGWSCGASATAIQGLLGMLVEGGADNVNQCFLEASRFGSTELVRILLQIVQHNNLEVDVDLALGFASHYGNLCTMECLVEEGYTMAFLGPLMRAAERGCLPVVQWFVGRGCQDMEICLALTAATSSSQVKVAAYLLPQVPQHILTALSIEILKAAGERSGGSLEGVAFLLXSDFLGDPADTYAVADSIARSDDDSVASELRTFLQENWSEDAFTEGLIQGQEHFINMIRILNRGESPLCLRDLPSPLRMAIAYLPLYRECIKAGGCLLSQKLRGQLVEAVKRLGGGFLRAASQCRELLAILEHHLRPFFPGMYSTEKA; from the exons ATGTCTAAGATTGGGTTTTGTGGTGCTAAGAAACTGAATTCGAAAATAGTGATGATCAGTTTTTTGATTGGGGGGAAAGGAAATGTTGGGAATGAGAAGAAGCGCAGTAGACAAGAAAGGGTTGAGCTAGGAAAATCGTTCCTAAGTGCTGTGAGTTCTCATGATTGGAATCTGGCTGAAAGTTTGATCTTATTTGCAGACTTTGTGACAGTTAATGATTTTCTTTGCATCTCATTAGATTCTTTATGGTTTCTTACTACACATGTGGAGTTACATGGCATAACGGGACTTGTAAAGAAGGTAATCGATAATGGAGCGTATGACTTCACAAGGGCAGCTCTTCTGA TAATTTTAGCGTCTTGTGTCTCTGCATGTCAGAGTCGAACTATGGACCTAGCAGATACAGTGACTGTCATTGCTCAAAG GTTTCATGAGCGACTTCAAGAATGCAATGGTGATGATGTCTTGAAGGCAGAGGCTGGTGCCAAAGTACCAAATTTCACTGAATGGGCTTTAAAATGTATTGGTTTTCATTCAAGGTGTCATAAGAACAAGAGGAAAAGGAATCATGACATAGCTGCTGAGATCCAGCTTCAGTTGTCTGCCTTTAAGTCGTTTCTTGATCTTGCTGGAAGCAAGCTAACTGGGAAAGACTTTACTGAGGCTTTTGATGCTGCTTGCTTCCCTCTTACTCTTTTTAGTAGTGCATTTGATCCGGGGTGGTCTTGTGGAGCATCAGCCACTGCTATTCAAGGGCTTCTTGGTATGCTAGTTGAGGGTGGTGCTGATAATGTAAACCAGTGTTTTCTGGAAGCCTCTCGTTTTGGCAGCACTGAGTTGGTGCGCATTTTGTTACAG ATTGTTCAGCATAACAATTTGGAGGTGGATGTTGATCTTGCCTTGGGTTTTGCTTCTCACTATGGCAACCTATGCACAATGGAGTGTTTAGTAGAAGAAGGATATACTATGGCGTTTTTAGGACCTCTAATGAGAGCGGCCGAAAGAGGGTGCTTGCCAGTTGTCCAATGGTTTGTTGGAAGAGGTTGTCAAGACATGGAAATTTGCCTCGCACTCACCGCTGCCACCTCAAGCAGCCAAGTCAAGGTTGCTGCTTACCTTCTACCCCAAGTACCACAGCACATCCTTACTGCTCTCAGCATCGAAATTCTGAAGGCAGCCGGAGAAAGAAGTGGTGGATCCCTTGAAGGGGTAGCTTTTCTTCTCTGATCAGACTTTTTAGGAGATCCAGCA GACACATACGCTGTTGCTGATAGCATTGCACGATCAGATGACGATTCAGTTGCTTCCGAGCTTCGTACCTTCCTCCAGGAGAATTGGTCTGAGGATGCATTCACTGAAGGCTTGATACAAGGCCAAGAACATTTTATTAACATGATTAGGATTCTAAATCGAGGAGAATCTCCTCTCTGCCTTAGGGATCTACCGTCACCCTTGAGGATGGCAATCGCCTACTTGCCGTTATATAGAGAGTGTATAAAAGCAGGTGGGTGTTTGTTGTCTCAGAAACTAAGAGGTCAACTTGTAGAAGCCGTCAAAAGGCTTGGGGGTGGATTTCTCAGAGCTGCAAGCCAATGCCGAGAGCTTTTGGCCATATTAGAGCACCATCTTCGACCATTTTTTCCGGGCATGTATTCAACTGAAAAAGCATAA